In Rhodanobacteraceae bacterium, the following proteins share a genomic window:
- a CDS encoding glycosyltransferase yields MQNLVSVLLPVHNGGVWLADAVASVLAQSWRALELLVIDDHSSDGAVDGLPRDDLRLRVLPSPSRGIVAALNTGLAAARGGWIARMDADDICAPERIAAQMAYAAACPQIDIVASRVDLIDTAVDSGLWRYIAWSNALTEPEDIACELFIDSPLVHPTVLLRSDLLRQLGGWRDGDFPEDYELWLRAAQAGCRFGKPEPALLHWRDHRPAADAHGPALFARELPAPEGGAPGALAPRRAPGVDRRRGAWRARAARRAAPRRRRGDRLHRCASAPDWRRQARPAGMALRAAGRAAGCDRPDRSRQPRRARAGASGHGAVGPARGRRLALRALTVALDGAGSTRRHGGRGEEPNRLVRVMDGSSPRWRTTKLFSAPSASPR; encoded by the coding sequence ATGCAAAACCTGGTCTCCGTCCTGCTCCCGGTGCACAACGGCGGCGTGTGGCTCGCCGACGCGGTCGCCAGTGTCCTCGCGCAGAGCTGGCGCGCTCTGGAGCTGCTGGTGATCGACGACCACAGCAGCGATGGCGCGGTGGACGGATTGCCGCGCGACGATCTGCGGTTGCGCGTGCTGCCCTCGCCCTCCCGCGGCATCGTCGCTGCGCTGAACACCGGGCTCGCCGCCGCGCGCGGCGGGTGGATCGCGCGGATGGATGCGGACGACATCTGCGCGCCGGAGCGCATCGCAGCGCAGATGGCGTATGCCGCTGCCTGCCCGCAGATCGACATCGTCGCGAGCCGCGTCGACCTGATCGACACCGCCGTCGATAGCGGGCTGTGGCGCTACATCGCGTGGAGCAATGCGCTGACCGAGCCTGAGGACATCGCCTGCGAGTTGTTCATCGATAGCCCGCTGGTGCACCCGACGGTATTGCTGCGCAGCGATTTGCTGCGGCAACTCGGTGGCTGGCGCGACGGTGACTTTCCCGAGGACTACGAGCTCTGGCTGCGCGCGGCGCAAGCGGGCTGCCGCTTCGGCAAGCCTGAGCCCGCGCTGCTGCACTGGCGCGACCATCGGCCGGCGGCTGACGCGCACGGACCCGCGCTATTCGCCCGAGAGCTTCCTGCGCCTGAAGGCGGCGCACCTGGCGCGCTGGCGCCTCGGCGGGCGCCCGGTGTGGATCGGCGGCGCGGGGCCTGGCGGGCGCGCGCTGCACGACGCGCTGCGCCGCGAAGGCGTCGAGGTGATCGGCTTCATCGATGTGCATCCGCGCCGGATTGGCGGCGCCAAGCGCGGCCTGCCGGTATGGCCCTACGTGCGGCTGGCCGAGCCGCCGGATGCGATCGGCCTGATCGCAGTCGGCAACCCCGACGCGCACGCGCGGGTGCGAGCGGACATGGCGCCGTGGGGCCTGCGCGAGGGCGTCGACTGGCTCTTCGTGCTTTGACTGTCGCCTTGGACGGGGCTGGTTCAACGCGGAGACACGGAGGGCGCGGAGAAGAGCCAAATCGCTTGGTGCGGGTGATGGATGGCTCATCGCCCCGCTGGCGGACTACCAAGCTGTTCTCTGCGCCCTCCGCGTCTCCGCGTTGA
- a CDS encoding TonB family protein, which yields MASSPQPVVAPTPVPATPAATTTAISTPGDSAQARRERDEYIRALMAALLQHRSYPPEARRQRARGVVQLRFTVGRDGHVLASNVARSAGHAVLDEAALAVLAAADPLPAIPASLGRETLTVTVPVEYALITR from the coding sequence ATGGCGAGTTCGCCACAGCCGGTAGTTGCGCCCACCCCTGTTCCAGCAACACCGGCCGCGACGACAACCGCAATTTCAACGCCTGGCGACAGCGCGCAGGCGCGCCGCGAGCGCGACGAGTACATCCGCGCGCTGATGGCTGCGCTGTTGCAGCACCGCAGCTACCCGCCCGAGGCGCGCCGCCAGCGCGCGCGCGGCGTGGTGCAACTGCGCTTCACGGTCGGCCGCGACGGCCACGTGCTGGCCTCCAACGTGGCGCGCAGCGCCGGGCACGCTGTGCTCGACGAGGCCGCGCTCGCAGTGCTCGCCGCGGCCGATCCACTACCCGCCATTCCCGCATCGCTCGGCCGCGAGACGCTGACCGTGACCGTGCCCGTCGAGTACGCCCTGATCACCCGCTGA